The stretch of DNA AGGAGCACGCGAAAGAGGAACAGCGCGACCCGCGAAGGGGGCTCCGCGCCTGGCGACGCTCCGCGGAGGCGGCGCGGATCGACGAGGAAGATCGTCAGGAAGAGGGTCTCGATGAGGAGCGCGTCCCACTGGAACGAGAGAAATTCGTTTCCGACCGCCGAAAGCGAGAGATAAAGCGCCCAGCACCCGCCGGCGCAGACCGCCGGTAGAACGTCGGCGGCCAGCAGGATCGAGAGAAGGGCGCCGGCGGCGCATGCGGCCTGGAGAGCGCCGTTTCCGGCGCCCAGCCAGAAGATCGACGGAAGTAGGGCGTACGCGCGGCTGCCGAGCTCGCCGCGGGCCGCCGACAGGAGCTCGCCGGCGGGAGCGATTCCGCGAGAGCCGATGAGGCCGTCCACCTGAGACCAGAGGGAGATGAAGGCCGTGAGCGAGATCGCCCCGAGGACACCGATGAAAAGCCGCCGCGAGCGGATGGACGTCGGCGGGCGCGGGTCGGGTCCCCAGACGGCCCGAGTCACCGCGTCCGCGGCTCCCCGGTGCGAGGCGATCCCGCGGTACAACAGATCGGCAGCGGCCGCGAAAGGCGGAAATCGGCGGTAGAGCGCGAGAGGAGTCCCTCGGCCCGGCCGGAGGGCGAGCGCGCGGAACACCGCTTCCGCGCCGAAGAACACGGTTCCGTCCGGGAGGACGAGCCCGACCGCGCGCCGGAAGGCGTCGGCCGGGATCTCCGGGAACCTCGCGTTCGCGGTCTGGAACGGCTCGAACTGCGCCCGGCCGCGGAGGACGCCGCGCCAGCGCGCCACCCAGAAGCGGCAGAAGCCGCAGTCGCCGTCGAACACGACGAGCGGCGTCGGGGGAGGCGTCGCCGTTCGAAGTTCGGCCATGATCAGCCGCGCCGGCGCGCCGGAGCGCTCACCCGGAGAAGATCCTCAGATCCCGTCCGGTCATTTCCCGGGGCGCTTCGATCTCCTGGAGTGCGAGAAGGGTCGGCGCGACGTCGCGGAGCGACCCTCCCGGCGCGAGCCAGAAGCGGCGTCCTCCGGGTGAGGCGACGATCAAGGGAACCGGATTCGTCGTGTGCGCGGTGTGGGGCTCGCCCGTGGCCGGGTCGATCATCTGTTCGGCGTTTCCGTGATCGCCGGTCATCAGGAGCGCGCCGCCGCGCGCGAGGACCGCGTCGGCGAGACGGCCGAGGCACGCGTCGAGGCATTCGATCGCGACGATCGTCTCGGCGAGCTTCCCGGTGTGGCCGACCATGTCGGCATTGGCGTAGTTCATGACGATCGCGTCGTGAGCGCCCGATGCGACCGCTTCGAGCGCTTTTTCCGTGATCTCGGGGGCCGCCATCTCGGGCCGCAGATCGTACGTCGCGACTTTCGCGGAGGGAACGAGGACCCGGCTCTCGCCGCCGTACTCCTTCTCGACTCCGCCGTTGAAGAAATACGTCACGTGCGCGTACTTCTCGGTCTCGGCGAGGCGGAGGTTCGTCCGGCCCGCCTTCTCCCAGGCCTCGGCGAGGATTCCCGAGAGGGTCTCGGGAGGGAA from Thermoanaerobaculia bacterium encodes:
- a CDS encoding DCC1-like thiol-disulfide oxidoreductase family protein, whose product is MAELRTATPPPTPLVVFDGDCGFCRFWVARWRGVLRGRAQFEPFQTANARFPEIPADAFRRAVGLVLPDGTVFFGAEAVFRALALRPGRGTPLALYRRFPPFAAAADLLYRGIASHRGAADAVTRAVWGPDPRPPTSIRSRRLFIGVLGAISLTAFISLWSQVDGLIGSRGIAPAGELLSAARGELGSRAYALLPSIFWLGAGNGALQAACAAGALLSILLAADVLPAVCAGGCWALYLSLSAVGNEFLSFQWDALLIETLFLTIFLVDPRRLRGASPGAEPPSRVALFLFRVLL